The Diceros bicornis minor isolate mBicDic1 chromosome 12 unlocalized genomic scaffold, mDicBic1.mat.cur SUPER_12_unloc_2, whole genome shotgun sequence genomic interval tccatgtgaaaaaggatgcaaatgtcaccattacacagtgccgtggtcaactcctacactgtcactcagatgtggcacacgggggtccccttcctgagtgagtgaaggaggagttctgtgcagggacaatcctgaggggatcctagggagctgaggactttggcatggcctcaggtccagcctggtgtcagagaatcgcagggggctggaaaacacagaagccacttgcatgggaccctgagacaccttgtgcctctccatccatggctcaggttgactgagggcctcaacacaccccgagagtccagaggacaggacattggtcccaggtgtgtctggaggaggagtgaaggccgggggccagggcctctggctgggagggggagtggtCTCCTCTGCGggcccttgagcaagtcactgcccctctgtgggcctcggtctcctcatctcggaaatggagggagatgatctgtggtgcaggcctcacaggggtgatgaggtacaagggggagaggaatgtgcaggagctttgtgctcctcctccttgaggggggggacagcactggtgacagtcagatgacactgagtcctcaggggaccctgagaggcatggggagtcctcacactttcctgatgaggataGAGGCTTAGGGGCTTGGGCAGGccggagggcacagaggagggagtgttggagctgggagtgatctagaatcagggcaccctggaatgggagcagccatagacaccagatgtccagggtccaagatcaggggcctgggagacatggggaagggaacatgggctccctgagcctgtccttgaccctgcaggaggtgacatctgtgagggccaccctggagattgacccccagggagcccaggagaggcagcagcagcaggtgaggtggcctgagggggagggtctaggtgtcagaggaggggtcactcacctcaTGGCTGGAGGCATCCCTAAGAGAgcggtccctcctcctccagccagctcctggagcccaagagcctgaaatgcctgccctggaagtgaccaggaggaggcctggaagagctgggcccaggatgggttagggaggggacgggcagggaccacataccctgggatttgccaaaagccgccccttgGAGGTGACTGgagaagttgggtggtcctggagggggcaactgggggagGCCGcggagggtcctaggctgttctctgtgggagtctgtggtaggcagaaggctggggtgaagggatttgggggagggtccatgggggcacctgagagttgggactcatctcaccactcccaccctgatttcacagggtgtcgtccccttcctgggcacgttcctctatcacctgaagctgctggacattgggatggcggatgatctggaagtgagtgagcctggaggtggggacagggagcaggatcctgaggtttgggaggcgagagccctgcactgagacctgagctctcagcacctggcaaacctcctctcatgagagccccatggccacccctgggagctggggagtcaggcccatcttagcaatgcgtgaatagacgccgcgcataagccccccaccagtctacctgggctggtgaagctcatagctgcctgcctgcagagctgcaggaggctgtgtctgagatggattcagcctccccctcgggccctgcccctgggggagtgccatcagcccctgcaagtgaggaagcacttctgtgtttcagctgtcccttcctccctgaggcctcagtctccccgtctgtcatcagagagggtgtgctacataaggtctctggcctcagctcccctgtccctcctgctctggagcccagagcctggcccagtgtcaagttctctttgtggaaggtctgccctctgctgggccctgacattcctgtaGCCTgaaaggggtgggatgggggttggttctgggcttagggggctgtttctgatggacattggctgtctgccttccagggaaatcgggtcaacttccagaaatggtgtgacgtgagcagctatggggagggtggggatgtggaaatcagagacctcgcctggcaagactttctctgtcctcatcccttgggtcttacatttattgggagagtcagatccacaaagctgggaatcccgtcacgttggcgggtgcgggaggggctggcatcaaggacaccttcctgggtgaggaactaattcaagccaactgtgaggacaggcaagtcctgaatggagtgggaaggaaggaggggtcccgagtgagcacagaccccagaccagatcctcactccacacaagtccctggcagcgttccccacccaagccctgtctgcatcctgtccttcctcccagaaattcaaagtcatccggaggatccagctgctccagcaggctgcaaatgcatatgacctggagcccgacgagcgatttggggcctggttccaggccatggagcccatcagtgtccatgagaggtgagggggacaggagttgggtgagggcagggcagactctctctgatgtccagctccagagcctgtggcctggatcgctgatcagccacagaagtcgtagcgtggtgacccatggggcactgggactcatCTGCTGGCAGgttctgggaggggcacctgaggtgtggctcctggtagctcacaggccactctgtcctgtagctactgggtctctagccggctggagcccgcacaccagaaggcgagcaaaatgcggctcttcaggagaaagaggaaccagacatcctccagttcagggccaagtgagtgttgggaccaggagcaactgaatccaggggctcagtacagcttcgggctaagcatgggcctcgatcccagctccactgctgagcagtcctgggacaggccgctcccctctcctctctgggatttaattgaatcctctgaaatgggtgatgctaaatgatgcctctcgcatcagggacaaacggggtgctgttgatggactgagcacttgGCACAGAGTTTGGCTCAGAGTGCAGGggtgcagggaggtgtgccatgaatcacAGGGAGGGAcctcaaaatagtctgtttcttctcttcagccaccacgcccttggcgatgagccgtcacactctggagaccacaagggcagctcctcctgaccagcagggacactggcgccctcgtggtgcaccgggccagctcttcccaccctgagtgaacgatgacatcctaagactttccctggtttcccctaaagccccagagggagggcaccaccccttccaactccctgacatctccacCCCTGCGAccgttaacccattggggaggagtgatattatttctttaatagtaaatggtagatttgactcttacgttatatcctgtttctgtcgcagcctgggtgttgtggtgtggttctttcacttcttatgctcatgtaaaagAGACACAGAATCTTATTTTCCtgcttgaattaagaacttgtgtatggtcacatcttattgtatgtgggagaagggaggagggccagcctcctgcctggctactgaatgacaccctcaagtcccccttcctcagaggacaggtgcatttctgtgtggttcacctgggccaggagcagagacatcccctcagatctccctggatgtcgaggttggagggactttcccaggcagagcaataaccactgaaatgtgggtgtctttcaaatagcacttaccaggaccatgtccatccccaggacagtggctgtctttctacagcttatcaggaagaaggaatgatttttgcttctcttgttaatgtttctttgatcagatattggaaattGCCGTTTgctaaccagtctctggatttgcatcaacactaaatgaggaaaaatataaaaagataaaagtttgcatgtggaacagacaaggccagaggaacaccatgtgcagatggactaggagccgacaggacatccccatcaggccgcctctagtcctccctgttcacccttcgcctagattggaaacctgggatcctggcccatgccctaggaagtccttttcccgcttgtttcatatccagagggaaagattcatgatgcagcttttaaagctACAAccggactttgttccataaacctcactgctccctgtgaactaggatttccagcatccccgcacttccttgtatgattcttttttggcagaaattccctagaaggcccccagcctctctgtcaggtacatcgtggccattcctccctggctgggcctgatggatcagtggtgagctctggtttgccaggacaatagaccttaatcctgtccactgaatgacccacaccgtcccttgctgccctgggtgacatctgggcccatgtggttctgaggtccatggtcttagacaatcactagtttacacactcagtcgtgtcgttactgacttgtcccaaattggcagctgggcctgagcgaaTAGAGCACTTAGTCCCTGGGactgctgtgttcttttccccagtctgtgctgaggatatgtggatttgtgttacagggatgtgaaactttcctgttgggagttttgaaagatgagacaGGAGAGGgtcaggtatagaagtgggtccagcaggggaattccaccaatcttagacaccacagacacaacagataCCACCTtaacaattaaaatactgaaatgctccccacgtgggtggtgaacagacactgctcagagctcatgctgaGAATCCACCCGACGACGTGGAGCTAAAGTCTTAGCAcctggcattttgaacatcatgccctggaaacaccctg includes:
- the LOC131401638 gene encoding ral guanine nucleotide dissociation stimulator-like, with protein sequence MADDLEGNRVNFQKWCDKFKVIRRIQLLQQAANAYDLEPDERFGAWFQAMEPISVHESHHALGDEPSHSGDHKGSSS